One genomic segment of Passer domesticus isolate bPasDom1 chromosome 21, bPasDom1.hap1, whole genome shotgun sequence includes these proteins:
- the DOHH gene encoding deoxyhypusine hydroxylase isoform X2, whose translation MLDSAPWRPPRPQAEGRQRPLVGTCRAYGAGAAGGRSRGGAARWRRAECDRGAPRARSVPGPVRAMVTEQEVEAIGRTLVDAAQPLPARFRALFTLRNLGGRAAVEWISRAFGDGSALLKHELAYCLGQMQDEAAIPVLIRVLEDTAQEPMVRHEAGEALGAIGNPDVLDILKRYSQDPVVEVAETCQLAVRRLEWLQNNKERPGSSPYLSVDPAPPAEETDVAKLREILLDESQELFERYRAMFALRNVGGQAAVLALAEAFRWGLHPGILVDSGASRLTVPSPQGCAAAARCSATRSGTCWGSCRTRRASLS comes from the exons ATGCTGGacagcgccccctggcggccgcCGCGCCCTCAGGCGGAGGGGAGGCAGCGCCCCCTCGTGGGCACCTGCCGTGCGTATGGCGCAGGCGCAGCCGGCGGGCGGTCACGTGGCGGAGCAGCAAGATGGCGGCGCGCG GAGTGTGACCgaggagcccccagagcccgCAGCGTGCCCGGCCCCGTGCGCGCCATGGTGacggagcaggaggtggaggcCATCGGCCGCACGCTGGTGGACGCGGCGCAGCCGCTGCCCGCCCGGTTCCGGGCCCTCTTCACCCTGCGGAACCTGGGCGGCCGCGCGGCCGTGGAGTGGATCAGCCGCGCCTTTGGGGACGGCTCGGCGCTGCTGAAGCACGAGCTGGCCTATTGCCTGGGCCAGATGCAGGACGAGGCGGCCATCCCCGTGCTCATCCGCGTGCTGGAGGACACGGCCCAGGAGCCCATGGTCCGGCACGAGGCAG GTGAAGCCCTGGGTGCTATTGGGAACCCTGACGTGCTGGATATCCTGAAGCGCTATtcccaggaccctgtggtcgaG gtgGCAGAGACGTGTCAGCTGGCCGTGAGGAGGCTGGAGTGGCTGCAGAACAACAAGgagaggccaggcagcagcccGTACCTGTCCGTGGATCCTGCTCCCCCCGCTGAGGAGACGGATGTGGCCAAGCTCCGGGAGATCCTCCTGGATGAGTCCCAGGAGCTGTTTGAGCGCTACCGGGCCATGTTTGCTCTGCGCAATGTGGGgggccaggctgctgtgctggctctggcaGAAG CTTTCAGGTGGGGGCTCCATCCAGGCATCCTGGTGGATTCTGGGGCATCCCGGCTCACTGTGCCCTCCCCGCAGGGCTGCGCTGCGGCAGCGCGCTGTTCCGCCACGAGATCGGGTacgtgctggggcagctgcaggacGAGGCGTGCGTCCCTCAGCTGA
- the LOC135284719 gene encoding uncharacterized protein LOC135284719 isoform X1 codes for MRERLLVLLCALARRRRRRAGAMAGNGTGGGRGGGGSGGGGGGWDGPQRRAWLRHYYSQRQKRLMTLLIAHRRRTSCCFYPRAWPSLRSTDWWEQVVLKEFGPQDWLEKFRMSKETFFYICNQLRPGLAPHSAHFHPTLPLEKRVAVALWHLATNVEYQTLSPLFGVGPSTVQSCVREVSYAVVLLLKPLYLRLPDEKELENMARIFCTRWGFPHCIGALDSLHIPIHPPLRLTADYCNGQGWHSILTQATVDGLGQFWDVSTAFPGSMENSAVLESSSLWVLAKEGRLCPNPPKHFMGKAQKYVLLGDATYPLQDWILKPYQEDENLTQRQLQFNYRLKRAHSVIENAFLRLKARWQILLKCDDCSLELLPTLVLACCILHNVCEAHDNPFNEEWLEGTEPTELPKPCQPAPAAMEDNRAEQVRELMCQYFESCGEG; via the exons ATGCGGGAgcggctgctggtgctgctgtgcgcgctggcgcggcggcggcggcggcgcgccgGGGCCATGGCCGGGAACGGCACCGGCGGCGGcaggggcggcggcgggagcggcggcggcggcgggggctggGACGGGCCGCAGCGGCGCGCCTGGCTCCGGCACTACTACAGCCAGCGGCAGAAGCGGCTCATGACG CTCCTCATCGCTCACCGGAGGAGAACCAGCTGCTGCTTCTACCCCCGCGCCTGGCCCAGCCTCAGGAGCACGGACTGGTGGGAGCAGGTGGTCCTGAAGGAGTTTGGGCCCCAGGACTGGCTGGAGAAGTTTCGGATGTCCAAGGAGACCTTCTTCTACATCTGCAACCAGCTGCGGCCTGGGCTGGCTCCGCACAGCGCCCACTTCCACCCCACCCTGCCACTGGAGAAGAGGGTGGCTGTGGCCCTGTGGCACTTGGCCACCAACGTGGAGTACCAGACTCTGAGCCCGCTCTTTGGCGTGGGGCCCTCCACGGTGCAGAGCTGTGTCCGGGAGGTGAGCTATGCCGTCGTCTTGCTGCTGAAGCCGCTTTACCTCCGGCTGCCTGAcgagaaggagctggagaacaTGGCGCGCATCTTCTGCACGCGCTGGGGCTTCCCGCACTGCATCGGGGCGCTGGACAGCCTGCACATCCCCATCCACCCGCCCCTGCGCCTCACCGCCGACTACTGCAacggccagggctggcactccATCCTCACGCAGGCCACCGTGGATGggctggggcagttctgggaCGTCTCCACCGCCTTTCCAGGCAGCATGGAGAACAGCGCGGTCCTGGAGAGCTCCAGCCTGTGGGTGCTGGCCAAGGAGGGCCGGCTGTGCCCCAACCCTCCCAAGCATTTCATGGGGAAGGCACAGAAGTACGTGCTGCTGGGCGATGCCACGTACCCCCTGCAAGACTGGATCCTCAAGCCCTACCAGGAGGACGAGAACCTGACCCAGCGCCAGCTGCAGTTCAACTACCGCCTGAAGCGGGCCCACAGCGTGATCGAGAACGCCTTCCTGCGCCTCAAGGCGCGCTGGCAGATCCTCCTCAAGTGTGACGAttgcagcctggagctgctgcccaccCTCGTCCTCGCCTGCTGCATCCTGCACAACGTCTGCGAGGCCCACGACAACCCCTTCAACGAGGAGTGGCTGGAGGGCACCGAGCCCACCGAGCTGcccaagccctgccagcccGCGCCGGCCGCCATGGAGGACAACCGGGCTGAGCAGGTGCGGGAGCTGATGTGCCAGTACTTCGAGAGCTGCGGGGAGGGCTGA
- the SMIM44 gene encoding small integral membrane protein 44 codes for MALAGGIPLPGTGGTQGPRHLLQSPPEEDGVLYVDYKPPALDSIHLPRYVLYLMMAATLVLVVAYAIVGHLIKDLVHDFADWAFGPKPEEKAGMAEGPVLEAEWLEDDEVLVEQKVEDEGSGLLPGTDIPLQLLAPRSSVSFANSPEKRFF; via the exons atggccctggcagggggtatCCCCCTCCCTGGCACCGGAGGGACACAAGGGCCACGGCACTTGCTGCAGTCCCCCCCTGAGGAGGACGGGGTGCTCTACGTGGACTACAAGCCCCCTGCCCTGGACAGCATCCACCTGCCCCGCTATGTCCTGTACCTGATGATGGCAGCAACgctggtgctggtggtggcATATGCCATCGTGGGGCACCTCATCAAGGACCTGGTGCATGACTTTGCCG ACTGGGCATTTGGGCCCAAGCCGGAGGAGAAGGCAGGGATGGCCGAAGGCCCGGTGCTGgaggcagagtggctggaggaCGACGAGGTGCTGGTGGAGCAGAAGGTGGAGGATGAAGGCAGCGGCCTCCTGCCCGGCACGGACATCCCGCTGCAGCTGCTCGCTCCACGCAGCTCCGTCTCCTTTGCCAACTCCCCCGAGAAGAGGTTCTTCTAG
- the SMIM24 gene encoding small integral membrane protein 24 → MPKLLQPLSLLLVLASTAQGQTVTGPKVLQPWLIGLTAVVVFLFAVFVVLLVNRLWSLRKKRKENDTPETLETDRLERSGHVNQAAEDWDELKDDKQQSKATATSL, encoded by the exons ATGCCGAAGCTCTTGCAGCCCCTCTCGCTCCTGCTCGTCCTCGCTTCCACCGCCCAGGGACAGACTG TCACGGGCCCCAAGGTGCTGCAGCCATGGCTCATTGGCCTCACGGCCGTCGTCGTCTTCCTCTTTGCTGTCTTCGTCGTGCTGCTCGTTAACCGGCTCTGGAGTCTCAGGAAGAAGAG GAAGGAGAACGACACCCCGGAGACCCTGGAGACTGACAG GCTGGAGCGCTCCGGCCACGTCAACCAGGCAGCTGAGGACTGGGATGAGCTGAAGGACgacaagcagcagagcaaggccaCGGCCACGTCCCTCTGA
- the LOC135284719 gene encoding uncharacterized protein LOC135284719 isoform X2 → MLIKIQTPRENGHPKKGLFQKTPYATPEHLVWSHTYCLLLIAHRRRTSCCFYPRAWPSLRSTDWWEQVVLKEFGPQDWLEKFRMSKETFFYICNQLRPGLAPHSAHFHPTLPLEKRVAVALWHLATNVEYQTLSPLFGVGPSTVQSCVREVSYAVVLLLKPLYLRLPDEKELENMARIFCTRWGFPHCIGALDSLHIPIHPPLRLTADYCNGQGWHSILTQATVDGLGQFWDVSTAFPGSMENSAVLESSSLWVLAKEGRLCPNPPKHFMGKAQKYVLLGDATYPLQDWILKPYQEDENLTQRQLQFNYRLKRAHSVIENAFLRLKARWQILLKCDDCSLELLPTLVLACCILHNVCEAHDNPFNEEWLEGTEPTELPKPCQPAPAAMEDNRAEQVRELMCQYFESCGEG, encoded by the exons ATGCTCATTAAAATACAAACCCCCAGAGAGAATGGCCACCCCAAAAAAGGCCTTTTCCAGAAAACTCCATATGCAACACCTGAGCATCTTGTCTGGAGTCACACCTACTGCCTG CTCCTCATCGCTCACCGGAGGAGAACCAGCTGCTGCTTCTACCCCCGCGCCTGGCCCAGCCTCAGGAGCACGGACTGGTGGGAGCAGGTGGTCCTGAAGGAGTTTGGGCCCCAGGACTGGCTGGAGAAGTTTCGGATGTCCAAGGAGACCTTCTTCTACATCTGCAACCAGCTGCGGCCTGGGCTGGCTCCGCACAGCGCCCACTTCCACCCCACCCTGCCACTGGAGAAGAGGGTGGCTGTGGCCCTGTGGCACTTGGCCACCAACGTGGAGTACCAGACTCTGAGCCCGCTCTTTGGCGTGGGGCCCTCCACGGTGCAGAGCTGTGTCCGGGAGGTGAGCTATGCCGTCGTCTTGCTGCTGAAGCCGCTTTACCTCCGGCTGCCTGAcgagaaggagctggagaacaTGGCGCGCATCTTCTGCACGCGCTGGGGCTTCCCGCACTGCATCGGGGCGCTGGACAGCCTGCACATCCCCATCCACCCGCCCCTGCGCCTCACCGCCGACTACTGCAacggccagggctggcactccATCCTCACGCAGGCCACCGTGGATGggctggggcagttctgggaCGTCTCCACCGCCTTTCCAGGCAGCATGGAGAACAGCGCGGTCCTGGAGAGCTCCAGCCTGTGGGTGCTGGCCAAGGAGGGCCGGCTGTGCCCCAACCCTCCCAAGCATTTCATGGGGAAGGCACAGAAGTACGTGCTGCTGGGCGATGCCACGTACCCCCTGCAAGACTGGATCCTCAAGCCCTACCAGGAGGACGAGAACCTGACCCAGCGCCAGCTGCAGTTCAACTACCGCCTGAAGCGGGCCCACAGCGTGATCGAGAACGCCTTCCTGCGCCTCAAGGCGCGCTGGCAGATCCTCCTCAAGTGTGACGAttgcagcctggagctgctgcccaccCTCGTCCTCGCCTGCTGCATCCTGCACAACGTCTGCGAGGCCCACGACAACCCCTTCAACGAGGAGTGGCTGGAGGGCACCGAGCCCACCGAGCTGcccaagccctgccagcccGCGCCGGCCGCCATGGAGGACAACCGGGCTGAGCAGGTGCGGGAGCTGATGTGCCAGTACTTCGAGAGCTGCGGGGAGGGCTGA
- the DOHH gene encoding deoxyhypusine hydroxylase isoform X1, producing the protein MLDSAPWRPPRPQAEGRQRPLVGTCRAYGAGAAGGRSRGGAARWRRAECDRGAPRARSVPGPVRAMVTEQEVEAIGRTLVDAAQPLPARFRALFTLRNLGGRAAVEWISRAFGDGSALLKHELAYCLGQMQDEAAIPVLIRVLEDTAQEPMVRHEAGEALGAIGNPDVLDILKRYSQDPVVEVAETCQLAVRRLEWLQNNKERPGSSPYLSVDPAPPAEETDVAKLREILLDESQELFERYRAMFALRNVGGQAAVLALAEGLRCGSALFRHEIGYVLGQLQDEACVPQLTATLRSRAESPMVRHECAEALGSIARPSCLRALRAFAGDEERVVRESCQVALDMYEYENGAQFQYADGLCKLRASS; encoded by the exons ATGCTGGacagcgccccctggcggccgcCGCGCCCTCAGGCGGAGGGGAGGCAGCGCCCCCTCGTGGGCACCTGCCGTGCGTATGGCGCAGGCGCAGCCGGCGGGCGGTCACGTGGCGGAGCAGCAAGATGGCGGCGCGCG GAGTGTGACCgaggagcccccagagcccgCAGCGTGCCCGGCCCCGTGCGCGCCATGGTGacggagcaggaggtggaggcCATCGGCCGCACGCTGGTGGACGCGGCGCAGCCGCTGCCCGCCCGGTTCCGGGCCCTCTTCACCCTGCGGAACCTGGGCGGCCGCGCGGCCGTGGAGTGGATCAGCCGCGCCTTTGGGGACGGCTCGGCGCTGCTGAAGCACGAGCTGGCCTATTGCCTGGGCCAGATGCAGGACGAGGCGGCCATCCCCGTGCTCATCCGCGTGCTGGAGGACACGGCCCAGGAGCCCATGGTCCGGCACGAGGCAG GTGAAGCCCTGGGTGCTATTGGGAACCCTGACGTGCTGGATATCCTGAAGCGCTATtcccaggaccctgtggtcgaG gtgGCAGAGACGTGTCAGCTGGCCGTGAGGAGGCTGGAGTGGCTGCAGAACAACAAGgagaggccaggcagcagcccGTACCTGTCCGTGGATCCTGCTCCCCCCGCTGAGGAGACGGATGTGGCCAAGCTCCGGGAGATCCTCCTGGATGAGTCCCAGGAGCTGTTTGAGCGCTACCGGGCCATGTTTGCTCTGCGCAATGTGGGgggccaggctgctgtgctggctctggcaGAAG GGCTGCGCTGCGGCAGCGCGCTGTTCCGCCACGAGATCGGGTacgtgctggggcagctgcaggacGAGGCGTGCGTCCCTCAGCTGACGGCCACGCTGCGCAGCCGCGCCGAGAGCCCCATGGTGCGGCACGAGTGCGCCGAGGCGCTGGGCTCCATCGCCCGGCCCTCGTGCCTGCGGGCCCTGCGCGCCTTCGCCGGCGACGAGGAGCGCGTGGTGCGCGAGAGCTGCCAggtggccctggacatgtacgagtACGAGAACGGCGCCCAGTTCCAGTACGCCGACGGGCTCTGCAAGCTGCGGGCCTCCTCCTGA